Proteins from one Lachnospiraceae bacterium KGMB03038 genomic window:
- a CDS encoding branched-chain amino acid ABC transporter permease: MNLKHFLKNRRFQFGIILFIALVLPLFVNNDSVKHVLIMVLLYVILSLGLEVALGVTNLFSLCHAAFYGMGAYVSALLSIYLGWNFWITLPIAAIAAGLFGILIGLPALRTNGDYLAIATLGFGEIFRLVLVNGGEFTRGPRGLTGLSRPELFGLDFTNRNVYYYLLLIVAVIIFLIVFNIPRTFFGRALMAIRDDEDAAVFMGIRISKYKVCAFAISGLIAGIAGAFYAHYICYISPDTFVYNDSITILTMVLIGGGGTVVGPVLGAVILTILPELLRSFVEYRMLIYGLVVVIMMQIRPMGIMGHLNTRTSYLESLLQSIRKKNKKDKEVDVNAAGN; the protein is encoded by the coding sequence ATGAATTTAAAACATTTTTTGAAAAACCGCCGATTCCAGTTTGGGATTATACTTTTCATAGCGCTTGTTCTGCCGTTGTTTGTGAATAATGATTCCGTCAAACATGTGCTGATTATGGTGCTGTTATATGTAATATTAAGTTTAGGGCTGGAAGTGGCGCTTGGAGTTACGAATCTATTTTCACTTTGTCATGCGGCCTTCTATGGAATGGGAGCTTATGTTTCTGCGCTGCTTTCCATCTACCTGGGATGGAACTTTTGGATCACGCTCCCCATTGCGGCGATTGCTGCGGGACTATTTGGAATTCTGATCGGTTTGCCAGCGCTTCGAACAAATGGAGATTATCTGGCGATCGCGACCTTGGGGTTTGGAGAAATCTTTCGGCTTGTGTTAGTAAATGGCGGTGAATTCACAAGAGGACCAAGAGGACTTACTGGACTTTCCAGACCAGAATTATTCGGGCTAGATTTTACGAATCGAAATGTCTATTATTATTTGCTTTTGATTGTGGCTGTTATTATATTTCTAATTGTTTTTAATATTCCAAGGACATTTTTTGGACGTGCGCTGATGGCGATCCGAGACGATGAAGATGCGGCTGTATTTATGGGAATTCGTATTTCAAAATATAAAGTATGCGCTTTTGCGATCAGCGGTTTGATCGCCGGAATCGCCGGAGCCTTTTATGCGCATTACATCTGCTACATCAGCCCGGATACCTTTGTATATAATGACTCTATTACAATATTGACGATGGTGCTGATCGGAGGCGGAGGTACGGTTGTTGGTCCTGTTTTGGGAGCTGTTATCCTAACGATTCTTCCAGAATTATTAAGGTCCTTTGTGGAATACCGAATGCTGATTTACGGACTGGTTGTTGTGATCATGATGCAGATCAGGCCAATGGGGATCATGGGACATCTGAATACGCGGACTTCTTATCTTGAATCATTGCTTCAAAGTATAAGGAAGAAGAATAAAAAAGATAAGGAGGTGGATGTAAATGCTGCTGGAAATTGA
- a CDS encoding ABC transporter ATP-binding protein, translated as MLLEIDHITKSFGGVVAVNDVSMSVKEGKIFSIIGPNGAGKTTLFNLITGAYTRTSGKIIFDGEQIDTKKPYEISSLGIARTFQNIRLFNTMTVLENVMTGMHSRIKAKDIESFIPGRSRKIEEEIVEKSMEALRIVGLEKKYAEYGGALPYGQQRRLEIARALVSDPKLLLLDEPAAGMNINESADLLSLIRWINTDLKKTVIFIEHNMRVVMNVSNYIVVLDHGTKIAEGDPEEISNNPVVIEAYLGAKKEGGNADA; from the coding sequence ATGCTGCTGGAAATTGATCATATAACAAAATCATTTGGTGGTGTTGTTGCTGTAAATGATGTGTCAATGAGTGTAAAAGAAGGCAAGATTTTTAGTATTATCGGACCCAATGGAGCGGGAAAAACAACATTGTTTAACTTGATCACAGGAGCTTACACACGGACTTCCGGAAAGATCATATTTGACGGAGAACAGATTGACACCAAGAAACCATATGAAATCAGTTCCCTTGGGATTGCGCGTACGTTCCAGAATATTCGTCTGTTTAATACAATGACCGTATTGGAAAATGTTATGACGGGAATGCACAGCCGGATCAAGGCAAAAGATATTGAATCCTTTATTCCGGGACGATCCAGAAAAATTGAAGAAGAAATAGTCGAGAAGAGCATGGAAGCACTAAGGATCGTTGGCTTGGAAAAGAAATACGCAGAGTATGGCGGAGCGCTTCCGTATGGCCAACAGAGAAGACTGGAGATTGCGAGAGCGCTTGTGAGCGATCCGAAATTGCTGCTTTTGGATGAGCCGGCAGCAGGAATGAACATTAATGAATCCGCGGATTTGTTGTCTTTGATACGGTGGATCAATACAGACTTGAAAAAGACGGTTATTTTTATCGAACACAATATGAGAGTTGTTATGAATGTGTCGAATTATATTGTGGTATTGGATCACGGGACGAAGATCGCAGAAGGAGACCCAGAGGAGATCAGCAACAATCCAGTTGTCATTGAAGCATATTTGGGGGCAAAAAAAGAAGGAGGAAATGCAGATGCTTAA
- a CDS encoding ABC transporter ATP-binding protein, which translates to MLKVEHLSVSYGAIQAVRDISFEVGKGEIVSLIGNNGAGKSSTLKALTGIVKPAQGSIKLFDQEIAGVKAHKVSKLGMAMVPEGRGIFTRMTVLENLEMGAFNRPDKENVKSDLDKVFELFPVLAERRKQKGGSLSGGEQQMLAVGRAMMQNPKILLLDEPSLGLAPQVVESIFEVVKEINKKDGTPILLVEQNAYLALEVSNRGYVLETGEIIVYDESKKLLENEMVQRAYLGVED; encoded by the coding sequence ATGCTTAAAGTTGAACATTTAAGTGTGTCCTATGGGGCAATTCAAGCGGTCCGTGATATCTCCTTCGAAGTTGGGAAAGGAGAAATTGTTTCCTTAATAGGCAACAATGGAGCTGGGAAATCATCCACGCTAAAGGCGCTTACAGGGATCGTCAAACCAGCACAGGGATCAATCAAGCTGTTTGACCAGGAAATCGCGGGAGTAAAAGCGCATAAAGTTTCAAAGCTTGGTATGGCAATGGTCCCGGAAGGAAGAGGTATCTTTACTCGTATGACTGTTTTGGAAAACCTGGAAATGGGAGCCTTTAATCGGCCGGATAAGGAAAATGTAAAGAGTGATCTGGATAAAGTGTTTGAACTTTTCCCGGTGTTGGCGGAACGGCGGAAGCAAAAAGGAGGAAGTCTGTCTGGAGGCGAGCAGCAGATGCTGGCTGTTGGGCGGGCAATGATGCAGAATCCAAAGATTTTATTGTTGGATGAGCCGTCGCTTGGTTTGGCGCCGCAGGTAGTAGAGTCTATTTTTGAGGTTGTTAAAGAAATTAACAAAAAAGACGGAACGCCAATTCTTCTAGTAGAGCAGAACGCATACCTGGCGCTGGAGGTATCTAATAGGGGATATGTACTGGAAACGGGAGAAATCATCGTTTATGATGAGTCGAAAAAGCTTTTGGAAAATGAAATGGTTCAAAGAGCATATCTAGGTGTTGAGGATTAA
- a CDS encoding iron-containing alcohol dehydrogenase, protein MNYWKLLEKSKVIGSHPTIWKMPGRKTEGNIIFYNGAALRIGEETAKLTSQKVLLVIGKKVLSASGEVILKSFEESGIDYDIFSDICAEPDLDTAKKVADIMDEQPYGAVIGVGGGSTLDIAKLAAHGGDGKLTKRILANNFSQPKIPVILLPTTSGTGSEVSPYVVLTVGGVKKFFTSSEFLPAVAIVDPLLTASMDSRTTAATAFDAMTHGIEGYMACVTPYTECLAVESTAVIMKFLKRAVERPEDIEARYWLSYASVLGMLSYVMGGGLFAHSISYILTLEKEQSHGTGCGLALPYTMAMNYPHILPFLDRLGARINGRSENEGEELIREIQALFTKVGMPANLAELGYKLSDGPEFAERLLREYPRPKNPRKVTKREAEKLFHAMLFGKIDFF, encoded by the coding sequence ATGAATTATTGGAAGTTATTGGAAAAATCAAAAGTTATAGGAAGCCATCCGACGATATGGAAAATGCCGGGAAGAAAAACGGAAGGAAACATTATTTTTTATAATGGTGCTGCTTTGCGGATAGGAGAAGAAACTGCGAAATTGACTAGCCAAAAAGTGCTTCTCGTTATCGGGAAAAAAGTACTTTCTGCGTCAGGTGAAGTTATTCTAAAATCATTTGAAGAATCAGGGATTGATTATGATATTTTTTCAGATATCTGTGCAGAACCAGACTTGGATACGGCGAAAAAAGTAGCGGACATCATGGATGAGCAGCCGTATGGAGCAGTGATCGGTGTGGGCGGTGGAAGTACATTGGACATTGCGAAATTGGCAGCCCATGGCGGAGATGGAAAACTGACAAAAAGGATTTTAGCCAATAATTTTTCGCAACCGAAAATACCAGTTATTTTACTGCCGACGACATCAGGAACGGGAAGTGAGGTCAGTCCCTATGTTGTACTGACTGTAGGCGGGGTGAAAAAATTTTTTACCTCGTCGGAATTTCTTCCGGCAGTAGCAATTGTAGACCCGCTGCTTACCGCGAGTATGGATTCTAGAACTACGGCGGCTACGGCATTTGATGCAATGACACATGGAATTGAAGGGTATATGGCGTGCGTGACACCTTATACAGAATGTTTAGCGGTCGAGAGCACTGCTGTGATTATGAAATTTCTGAAAAGAGCAGTGGAAAGGCCGGAGGATATAGAAGCCAGATACTGGCTGTCGTATGCTTCTGTCTTGGGAATGCTGTCCTATGTTATGGGAGGCGGGTTATTTGCCCACAGTATTTCTTACATATTAACCCTTGAAAAAGAACAGTCTCATGGCACCGGCTGCGGATTAGCGCTGCCATATACCATGGCGATGAATTATCCCCATATACTTCCTTTCCTTGATAGGCTGGGCGCCCGAATAAACGGGCGCTCAGAAAATGAAGGAGAAGAATTGATACGCGAAATTCAGGCGTTATTCACAAAAGTTGGTATGCCTGCAAATTTGGCAGAACTTGGCTACAAATTGAGTGATGGCCCTGAATTTGCAGAGAGGCTGCTGCGGGAATATCCAAGGCCAAAGAATCCGCGAAAAGTAACAAAACGGGAAGCAGAGAAATTATTTCATGCAATGCTTTTCGGGAAGATTGATTTTTTTTAG
- a CDS encoding glycerol dehydrogenase → MVETRTRAFACPTKYFQGVGEFDLVEHYTSQYGEKAFFVVDGFLFDGLKKRLDKAYENTESKYKAIKFGGECSYNEVDRVIEEFKAYGADVLVGVGGGKTLDTSKAAADKSGIPVIVIPTAASCDAPCSAMSVMYTDTGEYIHNIRHKKNPEMVLVDTDIVAKAPVRLFVAGMGDALSTVFEGHANHTSFSPNYVGKGYRCTRTSIALAELSFEILMEEGVEALKALRQGVCTEAVEDVIEANILLSGVGFENTSCAAAHGIHAGLTQLPGTHSYLHGEKVAFGVICQMVMENTPRELFEQVMEFCDEVGLPITLEQLGVEATPENVMVIADTVVNHNKLIYAEPFKVTLEFVYNSIMAADAMGQDYRKSKEK, encoded by the coding sequence ATGGTAGAGACAAGAACAAGAGCGTTTGCATGCCCGACCAAATATTTTCAGGGCGTAGGAGAGTTTGATCTTGTAGAACATTATACAAGCCAATATGGGGAAAAGGCTTTTTTTGTGGTGGACGGCTTTTTGTTTGATGGCCTAAAGAAACGGCTGGATAAAGCATATGAAAATACGGAGTCAAAATATAAAGCGATAAAATTTGGCGGCGAATGTTCTTATAATGAAGTGGATCGAGTGATTGAAGAATTCAAGGCATATGGGGCGGATGTGCTGGTAGGAGTAGGAGGCGGAAAAACACTGGATACTTCCAAGGCCGCGGCAGATAAAAGCGGAATACCTGTGATTGTTATTCCTACGGCGGCCTCCTGTGATGCTCCATGCAGCGCGATGTCTGTTATGTATACAGACACGGGCGAATATATCCACAATATCAGGCATAAAAAGAATCCAGAGATGGTGCTTGTAGATACTGATATTGTGGCGAAGGCACCAGTCCGCTTGTTTGTTGCCGGAATGGGAGATGCATTGTCCACGGTGTTTGAAGGTCATGCGAATCATACATCCTTTAGCCCGAACTATGTGGGAAAAGGATACCGGTGTACGAGAACTAGTATTGCGCTTGCGGAACTATCTTTTGAGATATTGATGGAAGAAGGGGTAGAAGCGCTGAAGGCTTTAAGACAAGGAGTATGCACGGAAGCGGTTGAAGATGTTATAGAAGCGAATATTTTGCTGAGCGGAGTTGGATTTGAAAATACAAGCTGCGCGGCCGCGCATGGCATCCATGCGGGACTTACCCAGCTTCCAGGGACCCATTCGTATCTTCATGGGGAAAAAGTCGCATTTGGCGTAATCTGTCAGATGGTTATGGAAAATACGCCGCGCGAACTGTTTGAGCAAGTGATGGAATTCTGCGATGAAGTAGGACTGCCGATTACGTTAGAGCAGTTAGGAGTAGAAGCGACGCCTGAAAACGTTATGGTCATTGCGGATACGGTTGTAAACCATAATAAATTGATCTATGCAGAACCGTTTAAAGTAACATTGGAATTTGTTTATAATTCTATTATGGCCGCAGACGCTATGGGACAGGATTATAGGAAAAGTAAAGAAAAATAA